One stretch of Pseudoalteromonas shioyasakiensis DNA includes these proteins:
- a CDS encoding site-2 protease family protein, whose protein sequence is MVRLQLSLADETFILHLNGSQLIQLFHQQQAIAFDNPELELYEFDFQGQRIGLDTSKVHEKSLAIFVNQQQVSQLALPELQEAEPKRGIIGLLALGFKLFKSAKVVKAALAGASVAGYAWLFSIEFALMLIACLVVHEYGHVRAMKYFGIKTKGIYLIPFVGGLAVSDDKITTRWQDVVISLMGPAFGLITSVLGVVLYYATEMEIFAGVAVLSALLNLFNLLPILPLDGGHVLKSISFSMRSWIGLSVCLLGVLFGLWLSYTFGLMLLVFFLFVGALEIIFEWRGRHYSHLIPLDTYGQGFSAVMYALVVAGHVAVMMHFADSESAILSLPMKILAS, encoded by the coding sequence ATGGTCAGACTTCAGCTGAGTCTCGCAGACGAAACCTTTATTTTGCATTTAAATGGCTCACAGTTAATTCAGCTTTTTCATCAACAACAAGCAATTGCCTTCGATAACCCAGAGCTCGAACTTTATGAGTTTGATTTTCAGGGGCAGCGTATTGGTCTTGATACCAGTAAAGTGCACGAAAAAAGCTTAGCAATTTTTGTTAACCAGCAGCAGGTGAGCCAACTTGCTTTACCTGAGTTACAAGAAGCTGAACCAAAACGCGGCATTATAGGTTTGCTGGCACTGGGTTTTAAATTATTCAAAAGTGCAAAAGTAGTGAAAGCAGCTTTAGCGGGTGCTTCGGTGGCAGGCTACGCTTGGTTATTTTCCATTGAATTTGCCTTAATGTTAATTGCTTGCTTGGTTGTACATGAATATGGTCATGTGCGTGCTATGAAATATTTTGGCATTAAAACTAAAGGTATTTACCTTATTCCCTTTGTTGGTGGTTTGGCTGTTTCCGATGATAAAATTACCACGCGATGGCAAGATGTGGTGATCTCACTCATGGGGCCCGCTTTTGGCTTAATTACCTCAGTACTGGGAGTCGTGCTTTACTACGCCACTGAAATGGAAATATTCGCTGGTGTGGCGGTACTCAGTGCACTGTTAAACCTATTCAACTTGTTACCTATTCTGCCCTTAGATGGCGGCCATGTACTTAAAAGTATTAGTTTTTCGATGCGTTCATGGATAGGTCTAAGTGTGTGTTTATTAGGTGTGTTATTTGGCTTATGGCTAAGCTACACCTTTGGTTTGATGCTACTTGTGTTCTTCTTATTTGTAGGGGCACTTGAGATTATCTTTGAGTGGCGCGGACGTCACTACTCACACCTCATCCCTCTTGATACTTATGGGCAAGGCTTCTCAGCGGTAATGTACGCACTGGTTGTTGCAGGTCATGTGGCAGTGATGATGCACTTTGCCGATTCAGAAAGCGCAATCCTAAGCTTACCAATGAAGATTTTAGCAAGTTAA
- a CDS encoding EAL domain-containing response regulator — MVKSNRHILVVDDSKAILIVMHAILNELEVPHITTCLSAEEALEKVKKAPHFFDAIFTDLNMPDMDGMELIRHLGSMKYHGAIAIISEMDPKVIDLAADLARKHNAHLIGNVTKPVQLNQVYLLLQKLEHFAIHVERTKTPISESLLLHAISHNEIIPFYQPKINRHDNRVESIEVLARINTSQEEEIILPDRFICIAEDLDLINLITFQLFEKATNDFAEIKEQFDPNLKLAFNLSPSQLEDLSCPDKLALILHLNNLTPSEVILEITEQYALRSTAQLETLNRLRMRGFGISLDDFGTGFTNVQQLKTLPFTEIKIDRTLISNIETDQFSQVIVSSLVNIAIQEDLAIVAEGIERVEELEYLDRYKEFILMQGFLLCRPKAKEDFLNWSLSWRQMVKTAAGHRR; from the coding sequence ATGGTGAAGTCAAATAGACACATTCTCGTAGTAGATGACTCTAAAGCCATCTTGATTGTTATGCATGCCATTTTAAATGAGCTTGAGGTTCCGCATATAACAACTTGTCTAAGTGCCGAAGAAGCATTAGAAAAGGTGAAAAAAGCCCCTCACTTTTTTGATGCTATTTTTACTGATCTCAACATGCCAGACATGGATGGTATGGAGCTTATTCGTCATTTAGGCTCTATGAAGTACCATGGAGCAATTGCTATTATTTCGGAAATGGATCCTAAAGTTATTGACCTTGCTGCTGATCTGGCACGTAAGCATAACGCCCACTTAATTGGTAATGTCACTAAACCGGTACAGCTAAATCAGGTTTATTTACTACTGCAAAAACTTGAGCACTTTGCTATTCATGTTGAGCGCACCAAAACCCCTATTTCTGAGTCACTGTTACTACACGCTATCAGCCATAATGAAATTATTCCGTTTTATCAGCCTAAGATTAATCGCCATGATAATCGGGTCGAAAGTATTGAGGTACTTGCCCGTATAAATACTAGCCAAGAAGAGGAAATAATCTTACCGGATCGTTTCATTTGCATAGCTGAAGACCTAGATTTAATAAACCTCATCACATTTCAATTATTTGAAAAGGCGACTAACGACTTTGCAGAAATCAAAGAGCAGTTTGATCCTAACTTAAAATTGGCGTTTAACTTATCACCCTCACAGCTCGAGGACTTAAGTTGCCCAGATAAACTCGCTTTAATACTTCACCTTAACAATTTAACACCAAGTGAAGTAATTTTAGAAATTACCGAACAGTATGCGCTCCGTAGTACTGCTCAACTTGAAACACTCAACCGCCTGAGAATGCGCGGTTTTGGTATTTCACTTGATGACTTTGGCACAGGGTTTACTAATGTTCAGCAGCTAAAAACGCTGCCATTTACCGAAATAAAGATCGATCGCACCCTGATTAGCAATATTGAAACCGACCAGTTTTCCCAAGTGATTGTTAGTAGTTTGGTGAATATAGCAATTCAAGAAGACCTTGCCATTGTTGCTGAAGGCATTGAGCGTGTGGAAGAGCTTGAGTACCTTGACCGCTACAAAGAGTTTATTTTAATGCAGGGCTTTTTACTGTGCCGCCCGAAGGCCAAAGAAGATTTTTTAAATTGGTCACTCTCATGGCGGCAAATGGTAAAGACGGCAGCAGGACACCGCCGTTAA
- a CDS encoding chemotaxis protein CheV produces the protein MSGVLASVDKRTQLVGENRLELLLFYLHSRHLFALNVFKVKEVVKLPQISKIPHAHPKVSGVVNIRGESIPVIDLRKAINMPEAKHIEDTNLVITEYNRTVQGFLIGKVDQIVNMTWSDIMPPPTAIGKNHYLTALTKLKRDDQEQLVEIIDVEKVLAEIVEYEVQISEDILDKSIVNEFAGRKILHADDSPTARKQVSDTLSQLGIEIIPARNGLEALEMLKGWADQGKDVEKELLMVITDAEMPAMDGYRLTHEIRNDSRMKNLHIVLNTSLSGSFNQALVEKVGCNAFLSKFQPILLVEEVQARLKAVLEQDSQ, from the coding sequence ATGTCAGGTGTTCTTGCTTCTGTTGATAAGCGTACGCAACTGGTCGGTGAAAACCGCTTAGAGCTTTTGCTATTTTACCTACACAGCCGCCACTTATTCGCACTCAATGTGTTCAAAGTGAAAGAAGTGGTCAAGTTACCGCAAATTAGTAAAATTCCCCATGCGCATCCTAAAGTGTCTGGGGTCGTAAATATTCGCGGCGAATCCATTCCGGTGATTGATTTACGCAAAGCGATAAACATGCCAGAAGCTAAACACATCGAAGATACAAACCTCGTTATCACTGAGTACAATCGCACCGTGCAAGGCTTTTTAATTGGTAAAGTTGATCAAATTGTCAATATGACATGGTCAGATATCATGCCGCCGCCAACTGCTATTGGTAAAAATCACTACCTAACTGCCTTAACGAAATTGAAACGTGATGACCAAGAGCAGTTGGTTGAAATTATTGATGTAGAAAAAGTGCTCGCCGAAATCGTTGAATACGAAGTCCAAATATCTGAAGATATTCTTGATAAAAGCATCGTGAACGAATTTGCAGGCCGCAAAATTCTTCATGCCGATGATTCACCTACAGCACGTAAGCAAGTAAGCGATACATTATCGCAACTTGGTATCGAAATCATACCTGCTCGTAACGGACTTGAAGCACTTGAGATGTTAAAAGGCTGGGCTGATCAAGGCAAAGATGTTGAGAAAGAACTACTTATGGTGATCACCGATGCTGAAATGCCAGCAATGGATGGCTACCGTTTAACACACGAAATTCGTAACGACAGCCGAATGAAGAACTTACATATCGTTCTTAATACATCCCTAAGCGGAAGCTTTAACCAAGCTTTAGTTGAGAAGGTTGGCTGTAATGCCTTTTTATCCAAGTTCCAGCCAATACTATTAGTAGAAGAAGTTCAAGCTCGCTTAAAAGCCGTGCTAGAGCAAGACTCACAGTAA
- a CDS encoding TerB family tellurite resistance protein: MFIQNLDTKQQSALLYLAKEVIDVDEQLHESEEEILSILASQVDASISPESVSLDGLAKLFNTNTSKISLLLELIGVAHADGDYHHKEKGLIHKYADAMNVSEEKLLQVEGWVSKQMSLSLEVQELLA; this comes from the coding sequence ATGTTTATTCAGAATTTAGATACAAAACAACAGTCAGCATTGCTATATTTAGCAAAAGAAGTCATAGACGTAGATGAGCAGCTACATGAAAGCGAAGAGGAGATTCTATCGATTCTAGCTAGTCAAGTTGATGCATCTATATCGCCAGAATCAGTATCTTTAGATGGATTAGCCAAGTTATTTAATACAAACACATCAAAAATTTCATTACTGCTTGAGTTGATCGGTGTTGCTCATGCAGACGGTGATTATCACCATAAGGAAAAGGGGTTAATTCATAAGTATGCAGATGCTATGAATGTATCGGAAGAGAAACTACTTCAGGTTGAAGGTTGGGTGTCAAAGCAAATGTCTCTATCTCTAGAAGTACAAGAGCTTTTGGCTTAG
- a CDS encoding S9 family peptidase yields the protein MTLSTTWLSQSAKLKTTFSALALCALSNTAMAAAIDKSAVQFIGPLGEDMQLKPYQTDHRDAIIANLLPSLQKSSNSIRVFGNELDWQSFDKISALTLGGLQALKFTASTERFSQGSLTLKGIENAQLFIDGEKQTEKNKSYELALSQGDHQFVIITEQVANWNEVELDFTAKSELDAVQFSAKQQHGLSAKQLFDAPTVSYISMAPNGDYFITSQRHYEDATANQAQYVTELKDAKNNTLYRFESAQPSNITWSPDSKTLVYLLNGELKRLNLKTMQLNVIAKNLAGANGFQFFDNNSLIFSWSKSPTDNGKLTKHYQGLQDRWSYARTTSQVYLLDIATGLSKILSQGPLSHSLEDFDAKNGHVLMSRSAQAMQLSPQPATELVELDLTTSALTVLGQYNTFNQAKYTDDGIYVTAGPDFNNGLGRNLPEGMLANNYDGQLYLLSRDGKKASALSKEFNPAIGQLNVLDNGDALIKVTERDTAQLYQFDLSKNRFNKVNTGFDVVEQVSYSHERTPRILVTGTTASTPQQLKQLHLGKNRAKVLWDSKPIGYEDTQVASLEEFNFTNKDGIEIKGRVYLPHDLDSNKQYPALVYYYGGTSPVTRGFTGRYPFNLWAEHGYVVYVVQPTGATGFGQEFSAKHVNAWGEYTANDIIDGTKAFLDKYSFVDSKRVGNLGASYGGFMTMLLATKTDMFSASIAHAGISNITSYWGQGWWGYLYSAEASKNSYPWNNPTLYSQHSPVFHADKVTTPLLLLHGDSDTNVPVGESHNMYTALKLLGKDVELIEYKGADHQIFARDKRFDWWNTMLAYFDKNLKDQPQWWQYLYPEK from the coding sequence ATGACACTTTCAACTACTTGGCTAAGCCAATCAGCCAAGCTAAAAACAACATTTAGTGCATTAGCGCTATGTGCATTAAGCAATACTGCAATGGCCGCTGCCATTGATAAATCAGCGGTGCAATTTATTGGTCCTCTTGGCGAAGATATGCAACTTAAGCCATATCAAACGGACCATCGTGATGCCATTATTGCCAACCTATTACCTAGCTTACAGAAAAGCAGCAATAGCATTCGTGTATTTGGTAATGAGCTTGACTGGCAATCATTCGACAAAATTAGTGCGCTAACACTTGGTGGTTTACAAGCCCTTAAATTTACCGCCTCAACTGAGCGCTTTAGCCAAGGCTCATTAACGCTTAAAGGCATTGAAAACGCACAGCTATTTATTGATGGTGAAAAGCAAACAGAAAAGAATAAAAGCTATGAGCTAGCTTTAAGCCAAGGCGATCATCAGTTTGTTATCATTACTGAACAAGTTGCCAACTGGAATGAGGTTGAGCTTGATTTTACAGCTAAGTCTGAACTAGATGCTGTGCAATTTAGCGCTAAACAACAACACGGTTTGTCTGCTAAGCAATTATTCGATGCGCCAACGGTAAGTTATATTTCAATGGCGCCAAATGGCGATTACTTCATTACTAGCCAACGTCATTACGAAGATGCAACCGCTAATCAAGCGCAATATGTTACTGAGCTTAAAGACGCCAAAAACAACACCCTTTATCGTTTTGAGTCAGCCCAACCGAGTAACATTACTTGGAGCCCAGATAGTAAAACTTTAGTGTATCTATTAAATGGCGAGCTTAAACGTTTAAACCTAAAAACCATGCAACTTAACGTGATTGCTAAAAACCTTGCTGGTGCAAATGGTTTTCAGTTTTTTGATAACAACAGCTTAATTTTTAGTTGGTCAAAATCTCCAACAGATAATGGTAAGCTCACTAAACATTATCAAGGCCTGCAAGACCGTTGGTCTTATGCTCGTACTACATCGCAAGTATATTTACTCGATATCGCTACAGGTCTAAGCAAAATCTTAAGCCAAGGCCCGCTTAGCCATTCACTTGAAGATTTTGATGCTAAAAACGGCCACGTTTTAATGAGCCGCTCAGCACAAGCAATGCAGCTATCACCACAACCCGCAACTGAACTTGTTGAGTTAGACCTAACTACATCGGCCCTCACAGTACTTGGTCAATACAATACCTTTAATCAGGCTAAATATACTGATGACGGTATTTATGTCACTGCCGGCCCTGATTTTAATAATGGCTTAGGTCGTAATCTTCCTGAAGGAATGCTTGCTAATAACTATGACGGTCAACTTTATCTACTGAGCCGTGACGGTAAAAAAGCCAGCGCTCTAAGTAAAGAGTTTAACCCAGCTATCGGCCAGTTAAATGTGCTTGATAATGGTGATGCACTAATTAAAGTTACCGAGCGAGACACTGCGCAGCTTTATCAATTCGACTTGAGTAAAAATCGTTTTAATAAAGTGAATACGGGCTTTGATGTTGTTGAGCAAGTTAGCTACTCACACGAACGCACCCCGCGCATCTTGGTTACCGGCACCACAGCGTCAACACCTCAGCAGTTAAAACAACTACACTTAGGTAAGAATCGCGCTAAAGTATTGTGGGACTCTAAGCCAATTGGCTATGAAGATACTCAAGTAGCCTCACTGGAAGAGTTTAACTTTACTAATAAAGATGGCATTGAAATTAAAGGCCGTGTTTATCTGCCCCATGATTTAGATAGCAATAAACAATACCCTGCACTGGTTTATTACTATGGCGGTACATCGCCTGTAACACGTGGTTTTACGGGTCGTTACCCATTTAACTTATGGGCTGAGCATGGCTATGTTGTTTACGTTGTACAACCTACTGGCGCAACAGGTTTTGGCCAAGAGTTTTCAGCTAAACACGTAAACGCATGGGGTGAGTACACAGCCAACGACATCATTGACGGCACAAAAGCCTTTTTAGATAAATATAGCTTCGTAGATAGTAAACGTGTGGGTAATCTAGGTGCATCTTACGGTGGCTTTATGACCATGTTATTAGCAACCAAAACGGATATGTTCAGTGCATCGATTGCCCATGCGGGGATTTCAAATATCACCTCGTATTGGGGCCAAGGTTGGTGGGGTTACTTATACTCAGCTGAGGCATCTAAAAATAGCTACCCTTGGAACAATCCTACACTTTATAGCCAACATAGCCCTGTGTTTCATGCTGACAAAGTAACAACGCCGTTATTACTACTTCACGGTGACTCAGATACCAATGTACCTGTTGGTGAAAGTCACAATATGTACACGGCATTAAAATTATTGGGTAAGGATGTTGAGCTGATTGAGTACAAGGGTGCTGATCACCAAATATTTGCTCGCGATAAGCGCTTTGATTGGTGGAATACGATGTTGGCTTATTTTGATAAAAACTTAAAAGATCAGCCACAATGGTGGCAATATCTTTATCCTGAAAAGTAG
- a CDS encoding response regulator transcription factor: protein MTIQVLLVEDDELLVKRILNHFKETEFNIEVDSTGADALSIVQSRASSKEAISLAVIDIVLPKRDGLLLAKELNALTDIGVIVLSSRDSQADRIAGLAQGADDYICKPVDLLELELRMRALFKRIKGSQHDDESEEFIEYSDFKLHPDNRTLITPNGEESRLTEAEHKVLICLIANAGKATSREKISEEIGQPDWSPSDRTVDVLIGRLRKKLSDEKDQKRIVTVRGKGYMLSI, encoded by the coding sequence ATGACTATTCAAGTTTTATTGGTTGAAGACGACGAATTACTCGTTAAACGCATTCTTAATCATTTTAAAGAAACTGAGTTTAATATTGAGGTAGATTCAACGGGTGCAGATGCACTAAGCATTGTGCAATCACGTGCTTCGTCTAAAGAAGCAATTTCTCTAGCAGTTATCGATATTGTATTACCAAAGCGCGATGGGCTGCTTCTTGCCAAAGAACTTAACGCCTTAACTGATATTGGTGTTATTGTACTGTCTAGTCGTGACTCGCAAGCTGACCGTATTGCCGGACTTGCACAAGGTGCCGATGACTACATTTGCAAGCCAGTTGACTTACTAGAACTTGAACTAAGAATGCGCGCCCTTTTTAAACGTATAAAAGGCTCACAGCATGATGATGAAAGTGAAGAATTTATAGAATATTCCGACTTTAAACTGCACCCAGATAACCGCACATTGATCACTCCTAATGGTGAAGAGTCTCGTCTTACAGAGGCAGAGCACAAGGTACTTATTTGTCTCATTGCAAATGCTGGTAAGGCCACATCACGTGAAAAAATTTCCGAAGAAATTGGTCAACCTGACTGGAGCCCAAGCGATCGTACCGTTGATGTACTTATTGGCCGCTTACGTAAAAAGTTAAGCGATGAAAAAGACCAAAAACGTATCGTTACCGTTCGCGGCAAAGGCTACATGCTATCTATTTAG
- a CDS encoding HlyC/CorC family transporter — protein MTLLLVYMFVAIAVSFLCSVMEAVLLSITPSYVAMLRKQQPQLAKRVGKLKDNIDQPLAAILTLNTIAHTAGAAGVGAQAAVVFSDAAVGVASAIMTLLVLVLSEIIPKTLGANYWRGLTPIVSVSLIWLVFILKPFVWFADILTRFLGRNYDEAYYIRQEIEAMADIGSESGALGQDESEIIRSLLHFRHAKLDTLMTPRTVLFKVHKDLTVNQYLSEHGSSSFSRVLVYDKNGDDIIGFVHKNDIMLAYHRLGEDYKISKLVKPIYTVPETLHVPTLLETLLSERTHICLVVDEYGDVQGIVTLEDLIEALMGLEIVDEHDQSANMQKVAKQRWRQRLASSNTIVSDDKRNP, from the coding sequence GTGACATTGCTACTTGTTTATATGTTTGTTGCCATTGCGGTTTCGTTTTTGTGCTCAGTGATGGAGGCGGTACTGTTAAGTATTACACCAAGTTATGTTGCCATGCTCAGAAAGCAACAACCGCAACTGGCAAAACGTGTTGGTAAGCTTAAAGATAATATAGACCAACCTTTAGCAGCAATACTGACGTTAAATACCATAGCGCACACGGCAGGCGCCGCTGGCGTTGGCGCACAAGCTGCAGTGGTGTTTTCAGATGCAGCAGTTGGCGTTGCCTCCGCAATTATGACGTTATTGGTACTGGTGCTTTCTGAAATTATTCCTAAAACATTAGGCGCTAATTATTGGCGAGGATTAACCCCCATTGTTAGTGTGAGCCTCATTTGGTTGGTATTTATTTTAAAACCTTTTGTGTGGTTTGCAGATATCTTAACGCGCTTTTTGGGGCGTAATTACGATGAAGCTTATTACATCCGCCAAGAGATTGAAGCAATGGCTGATATTGGCTCTGAGTCAGGAGCGCTTGGGCAAGATGAATCTGAAATCATTCGCAGCCTGCTGCATTTTCGTCATGCCAAACTCGATACCTTAATGACGCCACGTACGGTGCTTTTTAAAGTGCATAAAGATTTAACTGTAAACCAATACTTGTCGGAACATGGTTCGTCTTCGTTTTCAAGGGTATTGGTGTATGACAAAAATGGTGACGATATTATTGGCTTCGTGCATAAAAATGACATCATGCTGGCTTATCATCGCTTAGGTGAAGACTATAAAATTAGCAAGCTTGTTAAGCCTATTTACACCGTACCAGAAACCTTGCATGTGCCGACCTTACTCGAGACTTTACTGTCAGAGCGTACTCACATTTGTTTAGTGGTAGATGAGTACGGTGATGTACAAGGTATTGTCACTCTTGAAGATTTAATTGAAGCATTAATGGGGCTCGAAATTGTTGATGAGCATGATCAATCAGCTAATATGCAAAAAGTCGCCAAACAGCGCTGGCGACAACGTTTAGCATCGAGTAATACCATCGTTAGTGACGATAAGCGTAATCCTTAA
- a CDS encoding short-chain fatty acid transporter, whose protein sequence is MLNRVAKPFTKLVERYLPDPFVFVILLTLPSFIVASLFTPSTPTQVLAAWGGGFWNLLQFAMQMLLVLLTGYMLASTPVMRSILNKLATLANSPAKAIILVTLVSLLASWLNWGFGLVIGALFAKAIAKQTRVDYRLLVASAYSGFIVWHGGLAGSVPLTIATDGHFSQQSIGIIGTENTIFSAFNIAIVVGLFIIMPLVNRYMLPSEKDSVYVDLAKLEDESQQIATPTRPAEVIEHSRLLGMGVGAVGLAYLFYYFVLNGGGLNLNSVIAIFLFSAILLHQTPHNLLSSLQQAIPSGAGIVIQFPFYAGIMAIMVKTGLAQQISEGFIAIATAETLPFWSFVSAGFVNIFVPSGGGQWAVQAPIVIPAAQTLGADMPRVAMAVAWGDAWTNLIQPFWALPVLAIAGLKAKDIMGFCLVQLIITGVFISLMLSFYP, encoded by the coding sequence ATGCTAAATCGCGTTGCTAAACCATTCACTAAACTAGTTGAGCGTTATCTACCCGACCCGTTCGTATTTGTTATTTTACTCACCTTACCGAGCTTCATCGTTGCAAGTCTCTTTACTCCGTCAACGCCCACGCAGGTACTCGCGGCTTGGGGAGGTGGGTTTTGGAACCTATTACAATTTGCCATGCAAATGCTGCTGGTGCTGCTAACGGGCTACATGCTAGCGAGTACCCCTGTTATGCGCAGCATACTCAACAAACTTGCAACTCTCGCCAACAGCCCTGCCAAAGCGATCATACTCGTTACGCTCGTGTCTTTATTGGCTAGCTGGCTAAATTGGGGCTTTGGTTTAGTTATTGGCGCTTTGTTCGCCAAAGCAATTGCGAAACAAACCCGCGTTGATTACCGTTTACTAGTTGCCAGTGCTTATTCTGGTTTTATTGTTTGGCATGGCGGCTTAGCCGGCTCAGTACCGCTGACTATCGCAACCGACGGTCACTTTTCACAGCAAAGCATTGGCATAATAGGCACCGAGAACACGATCTTTTCAGCATTCAATATCGCCATCGTTGTGGGCTTATTTATTATTATGCCGCTGGTAAATCGCTATATGTTGCCAAGCGAAAAAGACAGCGTTTATGTTGACCTAGCAAAGCTTGAAGATGAATCACAACAAATAGCGACGCCTACCCGCCCTGCCGAAGTCATCGAGCACAGTCGCTTGCTTGGTATGGGGGTAGGTGCCGTTGGTCTTGCCTATTTATTCTATTATTTTGTGCTAAACGGTGGCGGCTTAAACTTAAATAGCGTGATCGCTATTTTCTTATTCAGTGCAATTTTACTGCATCAAACACCACATAATTTACTAAGCAGCTTACAACAAGCAATCCCCAGCGGCGCTGGTATTGTCATTCAATTTCCATTTTATGCTGGGATCATGGCGATTATGGTAAAAACGGGACTCGCTCAACAAATCTCTGAAGGGTTTATTGCCATTGCAACCGCCGAGACGCTGCCATTTTGGAGCTTTGTAAGTGCAGGGTTTGTTAATATATTTGTGCCATCAGGCGGCGGCCAGTGGGCAGTGCAAGCGCCGATTGTCATTCCAGCCGCACAAACACTTGGCGCTGATATGCCACGAGTTGCTATGGCGGTTGCATGGGGCGATGCCTGGACCAACCTAATTCAACCGTTCTGGGCACTCCCTGTGCTTGCTATTGCAGGCCTAAAAGCAAAAGACATCATGGGCTTTTGTCTTGTGCAGCTGATCATCACCGGCGTGTTTATATCTTTGATGCTGAGCTTTTATCCTTAA
- a CDS encoding YkgJ family cysteine cluster protein, whose product MHSTEKRTFPCDACGQCCRNVHLSNQTSYLDRGDGTCVNFNDSTKLCEIYESRPLVCRVEEYYTHHLSHIYEWEEFIEINSTICTQLKAK is encoded by the coding sequence ATGCATTCAACCGAAAAACGTACCTTCCCTTGTGATGCTTGTGGGCAATGCTGTCGCAATGTCCATTTAAGCAATCAGACTAGTTATTTAGACAGAGGCGATGGAACGTGTGTTAATTTCAACGACTCAACCAAGTTATGCGAGATTTACGAATCAAGGCCACTAGTTTGTCGGGTAGAGGAATACTACACACACCATCTTTCGCATATTTACGAGTGGGAAGAGTTCATCGAGATTAACTCTACTATTTGCACGCAACTGAAAGCGAAATAA
- a CDS encoding two pore domain potassium channel family protein, which translates to MHHIFNRLVVLIRSHIDQVSWQAVVFTTLLHMLLIWWLLMLAGEQALTPLSTYFYYYVVTTSTVGYGDFSASTELGRWIVALLQIPFGLALFGVLLGKTGQTVTYLIRRAMTGDKSFAHINNHIIIFGWHDTRTKKMVDYILADHKRLDRRILLAVTEQMEHPFLANPMVDFARLSSFTDLDELKRIAIDRADKIIIDGQDDDQTFTTALRISKLVNEQCHISAHFTDETKIEMLHEHCHNVECSSAKSAEILVRSMQDPGSSRVQEELLSTLHGDTQFSLPIPKGVQAMEFGKLFHHFKYSHDAILLGVAHNLSAKNMDLNPPLDYVVSEGDILHYIAAERVLSDEVDWSALV; encoded by the coding sequence ATGCATCATATATTTAATCGTTTAGTGGTACTTATTCGCAGTCATATAGATCAAGTAAGTTGGCAGGCTGTGGTATTTACTACGCTTTTGCATATGCTACTTATTTGGTGGCTACTTATGCTTGCAGGAGAGCAAGCGCTCACACCACTCAGTACTTATTTTTATTATTATGTAGTAACAACATCAACAGTTGGCTATGGCGACTTTAGCGCTAGCACAGAGCTTGGCCGTTGGATTGTCGCATTACTACAAATACCTTTTGGTTTAGCATTATTTGGCGTTCTGTTAGGAAAAACAGGGCAAACAGTAACTTATTTAATTAGGCGCGCTATGACGGGTGATAAAAGCTTCGCACATATAAACAATCACATAATTATCTTTGGTTGGCACGATACACGGACTAAGAAGATGGTTGACTATATTTTGGCCGATCATAAACGTTTAGATCGTCGTATTCTATTGGCGGTCACAGAGCAAATGGAACATCCATTTTTAGCAAATCCGATGGTTGATTTTGCTCGGCTAAGTAGCTTTACTGACTTAGATGAGTTGAAAAGAATCGCCATTGATCGCGCCGACAAAATTATAATTGATGGCCAAGATGATGACCAAACGTTTACAACAGCCCTGCGTATTAGCAAGTTGGTCAATGAACAGTGCCACATCAGTGCGCACTTTACTGATGAAACTAAAATCGAAATGCTACATGAGCATTGCCACAATGTAGAATGTAGTAGTGCTAAATCAGCAGAGATATTAGTGCGTTCAATGCAAGACCCAGGTTCAAGCCGCGTGCAAGAAGAGTTGTTATCGACACTACACGGGGATACTCAATTTAGTTTACCAATTCCAAAAGGCGTGCAAGCAATGGAATTTGGCAAGCTGTTTCATCACTTTAAATATAGTCACGATGCTATACTACTGGGTGTCGCACATAACTTGAGTGCAAAAAATATGGACTTAAACCCGCCACTTGATTATGTAGTAAGTGAGGGAGATATTTTGCATTATATTGCTGCGGAGCGTGTTTTGAGCGACGAAGTTGATTGGTCAGCGTTGGTATAG